In the Anaerostipes caccae L1-92 genome, TTTGGACTTGTGGAAATGTACCCGACTTTTGACATCCCTCTTGTAATCACACCCGTAGTGCCCCGGTACAGAATCGGAGTCAGCCCGATCTCTTGAAACTGCAGTGCAGCCTCCCTGATGATTGGTTCGAACCCGAGATGATACCGGATATTTACGGTTGTTTTTTTTGACATATCAATGTTGTTGATAATAAAGCCATCGTGATATCCGTCCACAAAAGTTTTGGCAATCTCTTTCATCCGTTCCTTAGGAAGACTGTTTAAAAAAGAAAGCATCTTTGTCTCATTTTCTGAGACATACTCACCATACAGATATAGAACATCCGTATTGTCCAGATCCTCCTTCATCACAATATCTGACGCAGAAGACACACACGGATCCAGCTGCTCCCTGACACGGTTATAGCAGAGTTCCTGGCTGTAATCTCTCATATGGTCAAAGATGACCTGTTTTGCCGTCTTTCTCTGTACATCCCCTTCCAGAAACAGCTGATAGATTTCTAAAAACAGTTCATTCATAATTGTCAGCTCAAACAGCTGTCCTTCCACCGCATAAACAAAGCAGCCCTGGATTTCTGCATACAAAAAGCACAAAATATCCCCGAACTCTTCCCCAAAAACATTCCGGGCGTAGTCCGGATTTCCATAGCATACATCATACTCAGACGGCAGAATTTGCTCATACCACTCTTTGTTCCACTCTTTCAGCTGAAACAGCTGTTTGTCTTTTGTTCCATATACTTCGTCGGCAAATAAAAGCCTCTCCGCCATTTTTCTGAAATAATCCAAAAAAGGCTCTTTTACAGAGTCTTCCTGTAAAATAGCCTTGAGCCTTTCCTGGTTCAGAAAATGGCGTTCCATTAATAATTCATCCACGTTATAAGCTCCTTTTAATATTTCCGTTTTCTATATTTTTCTCAAAAACTTCCTGAATATACGCCCAGAGTACATCAGATCCCTGACTGGTATACTCATTTTTGCTCATAATCTGGTCAATGCAGACGTCATGTTCTCTCCAGGCCCTTCCCTCTGTGGCATCATTCAAAAGAACCGGCTGAATCCGGTCCAGTGTATTCGCAAACTTGGATTCCGGTGTTTTACGGTCCTCAAATTCCTGCCACAGTTGAAACAGCTCTTCTGCCTGATCTCCGGGAAGAATGTTGAAGATCCGTTCCGCCGCTTTCTGTTCTCTTGCCGCTTTCGTACCATTTCCGGCTTCGTCGTACAAATAAGTGTCTCCTGCATCGATTTCCACCAGATCATGGATCAGAACCATCTTGATCACCTGAAGGACATCCACCGGTTCCTTTGCATATTCAGATAGAAAAACAGCCATCAGTGCCAGATGCCATGAATGCTCCGCATCATTTTCTTTTCTTTCCCCATTTGTCAGATTCGTCTGACGAATAATGTCTTTGAGCTTATCCACCTCTATGATAAACTCCATCTGTTTCTTAAGTCGTTCCATAACTCCCTCCTAAATCAATCCGATCACAAACAAAGCA is a window encoding:
- a CDS encoding HD domain-containing protein produces the protein MERLKKQMEFIIEVDKLKDIIRQTNLTNGERKENDAEHSWHLALMAVFLSEYAKEPVDVLQVIKMVLIHDLVEIDAGDTYLYDEAGNGTKAAREQKAAERIFNILPGDQAEELFQLWQEFEDRKTPESKFANTLDRIQPVLLNDATEGRAWREHDVCIDQIMSKNEYTSQGSDVLWAYIQEVFEKNIENGNIKRSL